In Cyanobacteria bacterium FACHB-DQ100, a single genomic region encodes these proteins:
- a CDS encoding Mo-dependent nitrogenase C-terminal domain-containing protein, which yields QKLDEFEIRNSETAHFFCRLIPAQCPFERDICFFGHVLLHIPPMCKLNPFYEQLVGLRFKALCYLADVCGEDIAVYC from the coding sequence CAAAAATTGGACGAGTTCGAGATTCGTAATTCAGAAACTGCCCATTTTTTCTGTCGCCTGATTCCGGCTCAGTGTCCCTTTGAACGCGATATCTGCTTCTTCGGTCATGTTCTGCTCCACATTCCGCCGATGTGCAAACTGAACCCGTTCTATGAGCAGTTGGTAGGACTACGGTTCAAAGCGCTCTGTTACCTAGCTGATGTATGTGGTGAAGACATCGCGGTTTATTGTTAA